A window of the Podarcis raffonei isolate rPodRaf1 chromosome 4, rPodRaf1.pri, whole genome shotgun sequence genome harbors these coding sequences:
- the AMELX gene encoding amelogenin, X isoform gives MRKMEGWTIVMCLLSTTFAIPLPQHPGYINFSYEVMTPLKWYQKLMGPQYPHYAYEPMGGWMHHHAGPVMQTHYPMHLHQMQPQQQPFPHPNPQMPQPGHGHGPYVPMTGQNTIMPQYQPSHVGPVHHPLQPHGGEHPMHQLPPSSPNQPMHPQQPANPNQPMYPMPPLPPMIPDTPLESWPPADKTKQEEVD, from the exons ATGAGGAAAATGGAGGGCTGGACTATTGTTATGTGCCTCTTAAGCACTACATTTGCTATTCCA TTGCCACAACATCCTGGCTATATCAATTTCAGTTACGAG GTGATGACACCTTTAAAGTGGTACCAGAAACTAATGGGACCCCAG TATCCACATTACGCCTATGAGCCCATGGGAGGATGGATGCACCACCATGCCGGGCCAGTGATGCAAACTCATTATCCAATGCACCTCCATCAAatgcagccacagcagcagccgTTTCCACATCCAAACCCACAAATGCCGCAACCTGGTCATGGTCATGGCCCGTACGTGCCGATGACTGGGCAAAACACAATCATGCCACAGTATCAACCAAGTCATGTGGGACCAGTTCATCACCCGCTTCAACCACATGGAGGAGAGCACCCAATGCACCAACTGCCACCAAGCAGTCCAAACCAGCCAATGCACCCTCAGCAACCAGCGAATCCAAACCAGCCGATGTACCCAATGCCTCCCCTGCCTCCAATGATACCAGATACACCCCTTGAATCATGGCCACCAGCTGACAAGACCAAGCAAGAAGAAGTG GATTAA